From the genome of Deltaproteobacteria bacterium, one region includes:
- a CDS encoding cytochrome c biogenesis protein ResB translates to MPRISGRAWDALTSLKLTLVCLALLMVLVVACTLAQVTLGVLPAVNAYIRSFLVWLRVPGSNVRIPVFPGGALVGLVLVANLVAAQVRRLELSWRKAGLWVIHAGLILLFVGEFVTGAFQVETQLAIEEGQTRDYVESQREMELAIADVTDPRHDDVYGVPESLLASRKTIALPGTPLTLHVKSFFQNADLAMTATGARGSLANMGVGASVEVRELPPVSGDNEIDRRAVYVEPIADGRSYGTWLVSNSLGAPQSFIHEGRTWTLSMRPRREYLPYSLTLKDFRHDVYPGTDIPKNFSSLVQLANPAAGEERDVLIYMNQPLRYGGKAFYQASFGKNDTLSVLQVVENPGWLLPYISCVLVGAGLVLHFAFALFRSLKRRQAPLEAR, encoded by the coding sequence ATGCCGCGAATTAGTGGGCGGGCCTGGGACGCGTTGACGTCCCTCAAGCTCACCCTGGTCTGCCTCGCTCTCTTGATGGTGCTTGTGGTGGCGTGCACGCTGGCGCAAGTCACTCTTGGCGTGCTGCCCGCCGTGAACGCGTACATCCGCAGCTTCCTCGTGTGGTTGCGGGTGCCGGGATCGAACGTGAGGATCCCCGTCTTCCCGGGTGGCGCCCTGGTCGGTCTCGTACTCGTGGCGAACCTGGTCGCTGCGCAAGTGAGACGTCTGGAGCTGAGCTGGCGCAAGGCGGGGCTCTGGGTGATCCACGCCGGCCTCATCCTCCTGTTCGTGGGCGAGTTCGTCACCGGAGCCTTCCAGGTGGAAACGCAGCTCGCAATCGAGGAAGGCCAGACCCGCGACTACGTCGAGAGCCAGCGGGAGATGGAACTGGCAATCGCGGACGTGACGGACCCGCGGCACGACGACGTGTACGGCGTCCCGGAGTCGCTGCTCGCCAGCCGCAAGACGATCGCGCTGCCAGGCACGCCGCTCACCCTGCACGTCAAGTCCTTTTTCCAAAATGCGGATCTCGCGATGACCGCAACGGGCGCGCGCGGATCGCTGGCAAACATGGGCGTGGGGGCCAGCGTCGAAGTCCGCGAGCTGCCGCCCGTATCGGGCGACAACGAAATCGACCGCAGGGCCGTCTACGTCGAGCCGATCGCGGACGGACGCAGCTATGGAACGTGGCTCGTGTCGAACTCCCTTGGGGCGCCGCAGTCCTTCATCCACGAAGGCCGCACTTGGACGCTCTCGATGCGGCCGCGCCGGGAGTATCTCCCGTACTCGCTGACGTTGAAGGACTTCCGCCACGACGTCTATCCCGGCACCGACATTCCCAAGAACTTCTCCAGCCTGGTGCAGCTTGCAAATCCAGCGGCTGGCGAGGAGCGGGACGTCCTCATCTACATGAACCAGCCTCTGCGATATGGCGGCAAGGCGTTCTATCAGGCTAGCTTCGGGAAGAACGACACGCTTTCAGTCCTCCAGGTGGTGGAGAACCCTGGGTGGCTCCTGCCGTACATCTCGTGCGTCCTCGTGGGAGCGGGCCTCGTCCTGCACTTCGCATTTGCCCTGTTCCGTTCGCTCAAGAGGCGTCAGGCTCCACTGGAGGCGCGATGA
- a CDS encoding cytochrome C assembly protein, which translates to MNATKVVPWMVIAVALACVGASLLPPAKIRGFDLDGFGRIPVLEGGRVKPIDSVARNSLLVIRGQQSFQHLGRTVGPDEWLLDVMLRPDVAEKQPVFVIDDPEVLGLLGLQQTSSRYFSFKTLAPHLDEVQRQASAAHDIDAKQRTRFQGAIVTLFQRIYLYYRLQNTLQMPGTSGLDSELESIATPEAGQRHEQLAELAAFRPLPPPAGASADAWRSVGEALGAARSGTMDPALESLARLASAYDENDLEAFNRAVVAIREVAASRRPDSLGQADSERLFNRAQPFYAGMVIYVLALLTLFASWLWKRSVLEPTAFALLVAGALIHTAGLVTRIFLQGRPPVTNLYSSAVFV; encoded by the coding sequence ATGAACGCGACCAAAGTCGTTCCCTGGATGGTGATTGCGGTTGCGCTCGCTTGCGTGGGCGCCTCGCTGTTGCCGCCCGCGAAGATTCGTGGTTTCGATCTCGACGGATTCGGGCGCATTCCGGTTCTCGAGGGCGGGCGGGTCAAGCCGATCGACTCCGTAGCGCGGAACTCGCTCCTCGTCATCCGCGGCCAGCAGAGCTTCCAGCACCTCGGCCGGACGGTGGGCCCCGATGAGTGGCTGCTCGACGTCATGCTGCGGCCCGACGTCGCCGAGAAACAGCCGGTGTTCGTGATCGACGATCCGGAGGTGCTCGGCCTCCTCGGGCTGCAGCAGACCTCCTCCCGCTATTTCTCGTTCAAGACCCTCGCGCCGCACCTCGACGAAGTCCAACGTCAGGCCTCGGCGGCGCACGACATCGACGCTAAACAGCGCACCCGCTTCCAGGGCGCCATCGTCACGCTCTTCCAGCGCATCTACCTCTATTACCGTCTGCAGAATACGCTGCAGATGCCCGGTACTTCGGGCCTCGACTCGGAGCTCGAATCCATCGCAACCCCCGAGGCCGGCCAACGACATGAGCAGCTTGCAGAGCTCGCGGCTTTCCGTCCCCTCCCTCCGCCGGCGGGAGCAAGCGCGGACGCCTGGCGCAGCGTCGGCGAGGCCTTGGGCGCCGCGCGCAGCGGCACGATGGATCCGGCCCTCGAATCCCTGGCACGGCTCGCCTCGGCCTACGACGAGAACGATCTGGAGGCCTTCAATCGCGCAGTGGTGGCGATCAGGGAAGTTGCAGCTTCCCGGCGGCCGGACTCGCTGGGTCAGGCGGATTCGGAGCGCCTGTTCAACCGCGCGCAGCCTTTCTATGCAGGGATGGTCATCTACGTCCTGGCCCTCCTGACCCTGTTCGCATCCTGGCTCTGGAAGCGCTCAGTCCTCGAACCGACGGCGTTCGCCCTTCTCGTGGCCGGGGCGCTGATCCACACCGCCGGTCTGGTGACGCGAATCTTCCTGCAAGGTCGGCCGCCGGTGACCAACCTTTACTCCTCCGCCGTATTCGT